The stretch of DNA AATCAGCATGCCGATTGCTGTACCGGATTCCGCTGCCAGCTGCAGACGACGAAACTGCTGATTTCGTAATCGATCAATGAAGCCCAGTACCACTCCCACACCGGAGCATCGCAGTGCCTGTTCAATCGTAAATAACTCGTCATGTTTGGATTTCGGCCGAACAAGAATGGATTCCGTAAGTGAAACTCCGGTTGACGGTAACGCTGCCGGATAGAATGTTCTCTGTGCATCCACAATCACTAACGGTCCTGTTTTCTGTGCCTGGCCGGCAACAGACATTGCCAGCGTTGCGACACCGCTTCCCGGTTGTGCTCCAATCCATTCGCAAAGCGTTCCACATCGCAAACCGTGATCCGGAAGAATAGCGTCGAGCGCCGGAATCCCGGTGGAAACCACAGCCGCGTGATCGGAGCGTGCGCGAACGCCATGCTCAAAGCGACGCAGTCCGGATCGCAGTTCCTGGATCACCTGCCACCTGGGGAGAGCTTTCCTGATGGAAATCTCTGGAATGGGCTCCTGAATTTTTGACGGGATCATCGAGTTCCCATCAATCGCAGAACCCCCACAACGATCCCTTCAATAGTCAGATCTTCACTGCGACAGAAGATCGACTCCATCGTTGAGTTCGCGGGTTCAAGCCGAATGCGGCGTCGCTTTGGTTCCCGATAGAACCGTTTCAGTGTTGCTTCCTCTCCGATTCTGGCGACAACCAGATCTCCATCCACACATGTTTGCTGTTTCCTCACAATCACGTGATCACCGTCAGCGATATGCTCCTCAATCATCGATTCACCACGTACCCGCAGCGCAAAGTGGCCGTCTCTGGACAGCCCTCCCAGATCAAGTCGCTCATCCTGCTGTTCGATTGCCTCAATGGGAGAACCGGCAGCAACTGTCCCAGCCAGTGCCAGACCCTCCGGTTCTGTCAACTGAAGTCCTCGATGGCCATAGCCACGGGTCAGATATCCTGTTTCGACCAGGTTATTGACATGGAACAAAGCTGTATGAGGAGATTTGTAATCGAATTCCGTCTGGATCTCGCGCATTGACGGAGAACGTCCTGTACAGCGGATTTCCTGGCAAATGAAGTCCAGAATGCGTTGCTGCGTTTTTGTAAGAGACTGCTGCTCCATAGTTGTGAGTTGATGTGTTGCTGTTGAATGTTTGTTGATTTGTTAAAAATAATACATTTGTATTATCGTGGTGTCAATGTGAAAATTGACGCTTACGGAAACGACGGACATTCGACATCAAATGCGGTCGGCCTGACGGATTGCTTAGCGTCGGACCGGTCATCAGGGGCTTTTGCCGGACTCTCTTTACCAATGGCGACTTGAAAGGGGAATGAGTGATCGGAACAGCGAACCACCAAGGAAACGGGAGGGCAGAACCAGGAAACTCAATGGATGGACACCGTTTCCTGTGCCGTGAAGGCAGTCAGCGGTTGTCGTGCTTATCTTTCGTCAGTCGTTTGCTGCGCTGTATATTGTGACAAATGGTTTAGAGCCTGTTTGTCACTGCGCAATGCCACGAGATCCGCAAATTCAGTGAACGTAAGCGGCGACAAGGTTTCACCCCGTATCAGACCGGGTTTGCCGGGGCAATTTTTCTTCGATGTCGTCCAGCTAGATGTCGGTAGTTGTGGTATATGGAATCTTGCAGGACAAATTGCAGTAGTTCTGCCTCAATTTTCAGGCAGCTGTCCAAAGTGCAGTCTGCGACCCGGGAACAGCGTCGGAATTTCGCAGGGAATTGTTCAGCAGCATAGTGGATTTTTGCATCGGAGGCTGTTGGAAATCCGTTCACCTGATGTTTCGCTTTCAGTCGCCTGGCCGGCTAGATTGTTGCCACTCGGAGTTTCGTCAGGTTACTGCCACGGAATCGTTTCGGTAACATCAGTATGCGGCGTTGCCGGTTTTACGTTGCCTGTTGCTGCTCGTTGGTCGCGTCCAGATTGAACGAGGCCACAATTCGGCATTTCCACACAGGATTCCGCAGACGGCTTTAACTAAGCAAGGAACATGTGATGCACGCGTGTTTACGTATTCTGTTGATCAGCTCATTCTGTCTGATCATGGGCTTTGGTCATAGACATGTCGTCTGCGGCGATGACGAGACTGAGGCCCGGCCGTTTGGGATTGACGTTCGTATCCCGTGGACGGAATCGCGTGTTGTGGGGTCTCCCGATCCACCGTTGCCGTATGTTGCTGCAGAGGTTTTCACCGGGATTGAATGGAATCAGCCGATTTATGCCAAACAGGAACCTGGGACTCAGAATCTGGTGGTGATCCAAAAAGGCGGGGAAGAGAAAACACCTACCAGGATCGTGCGCGTGGTTGATCTGCCTGATGTTGATGAGGTCTCCGAACTGATCTCGGTCGCTGGACGCCAGGTTTACGGGCTG from Fuerstiella sp. encodes:
- the lexA gene encoding transcriptional repressor LexA is translated as MEQQSLTKTQQRILDFICQEIRCTGRSPSMREIQTEFDYKSPHTALFHVNNLVETGYLTRGYGHRGLQLTEPEGLALAGTVAAGSPIEAIEQQDERLDLGGLSRDGHFALRVRGESMIEEHIADGDHVIVRKQQTCVDGDLVVARIGEEATLKRFYREPKRRRIRLEPANSTMESIFCRSEDLTIEGIVVGVLRLMGTR